In Flavivirga abyssicola, the following are encoded in one genomic region:
- a CDS encoding DUF3857 domain-containing protein, giving the protein MIVKKIMSILILLITLSVTSQENLYQSLILPENLIKNANAVLRKDDTQIEISSVKKLIHKYRRVVTILNKKGDDYLKAFVHYDNEINIKRLNAFVYNKLGQEIKKFKKNDFKDVAAVSSFSLYEDSRVKYLEYTPIEYPYTVEFEYTTETSNTAWIPFWRPLEGYLISTQNSSFKIIYDASVGMNKKEKNFSGYNIIDNSEAGILNYEAKNIEALKPEQMSPEFKIIGPRLLVSAKNFYYGGFYGSAEDWTSLGKWFNDNLLVGRSSLTKATEAQIKELVTGIDDPIEKAKIVYQFVQDNTRYISVQVGVGGMQPISALDVDKVKYGDCKGLTNYTKALLDVVGVPSNYTRLYASPDSQIGVEKDFTSFVGQTNHVILNIPQEDKDDIWLECTSQKLPFGFIGDFTDDRDVLVITPEGGKIQHTKKYKTEESVQQIKGNYSISNNGAIEANVNINSKGIQYDDKYWLETETERDLDKHYKKRWGYINTIKMNSMHITNNKETIEFVEDISFQATNYSKKIGDRMLITLNALNRNTEIPDRYRNRKHPLKIKRGFKDIDEVEIKLPQDYKVESKPNNKIIENKFGSYKSEIIVKDESTLIYKREFTVNDGEFPKEDYEAFRDFYKKVNKQDNAKVALIKK; this is encoded by the coding sequence ATGATTGTAAAAAAAATTATGAGTATTCTTATTTTACTCATTACTTTATCTGTTACTTCTCAAGAAAATTTATATCAGAGTTTAATCCTTCCAGAAAACCTAATAAAAAATGCAAATGCAGTTCTTAGAAAAGATGATACTCAAATAGAAATTTCTTCAGTAAAAAAATTAATTCATAAATATAGACGAGTAGTAACCATATTAAATAAAAAAGGTGATGATTATTTAAAAGCATTTGTCCATTATGATAATGAAATTAATATAAAAAGATTAAATGCTTTTGTTTATAATAAGTTAGGTCAAGAAATTAAAAAGTTTAAGAAAAATGATTTTAAGGATGTTGCTGCAGTAAGCAGTTTTTCTTTATACGAAGACAGTAGAGTAAAATATTTAGAATATACTCCTATTGAATATCCTTATACTGTTGAATTCGAATATACAACGGAGACTTCTAATACTGCTTGGATTCCTTTTTGGAGGCCGTTGGAAGGATATCTTATAAGTACACAAAATAGTTCGTTTAAAATTATTTATGATGCTTCTGTTGGAATGAATAAAAAAGAGAAAAACTTTTCTGGATATAATATTATAGATAATTCCGAAGCAGGCATTTTGAATTATGAAGCTAAAAATATTGAAGCTTTAAAGCCAGAACAAATGAGTCCAGAATTTAAAATTATTGGGCCTAGATTATTAGTGTCAGCAAAGAACTTTTATTATGGAGGATTTTATGGTTCTGCTGAAGATTGGACCAGTTTAGGGAAATGGTTTAATGATAATCTACTTGTTGGAAGATCAAGTCTTACTAAAGCTACAGAGGCACAAATTAAGGAATTAGTTACAGGTATTGATGATCCTATTGAAAAAGCTAAAATTGTATATCAATTTGTACAAGATAATACCAGATATATAAGTGTTCAAGTGGGTGTGGGTGGTATGCAACCAATTTCAGCTTTAGATGTAGATAAAGTAAAGTATGGAGATTGTAAAGGGTTAACAAATTATACAAAAGCTTTGTTAGATGTAGTTGGTGTTCCTTCTAATTACACAAGGTTATATGCTTCTCCCGATAGTCAAATTGGAGTTGAGAAAGATTTTACTTCTTTTGTTGGTCAAACGAACCATGTCATTCTAAATATTCCACAAGAAGACAAAGATGATATCTGGTTGGAATGCACAAGTCAAAAATTACCTTTTGGTTTTATTGGCGATTTTACAGACGATAGAGATGTATTAGTTATAACACCCGAAGGAGGTAAAATCCAACACACAAAAAAATACAAAACAGAAGAGAGCGTCCAGCAAATAAAAGGGAATTATTCGATTTCAAATAACGGGGCTATTGAAGCTAATGTCAATATTAACTCTAAAGGCATACAATATGATGATAAATATTGGTTAGAAACCGAAACAGAAAGAGACCTCGATAAGCATTATAAAAAAAGATGGGGCTATATTAATACCATTAAAATGAATAGTATGCACATCACTAATAATAAAGAAACTATTGAGTTTGTTGAAGATATTAGTTTTCAGGCAACTAACTATTCTAAAAAAATAGGTGATAGGATGTTGATTACGCTGAATGCCTTAAATAGAAATACAGAGATACCAGACCGTTACAGAAATAGAAAACACCCTCTTAAAATTAAAAGAGGATTTAAGGATATTGACGAGGTCGAAATTAAATTACCACAAGATTATAAAGTAGAATCTAAGCCCAATAATAAAATCATTGAAAATAAATTTGGAAGTTATAAATCAGAAATAATTGTTAAAGATGAAAGTACACTTATATATAAAAGAGAATTTACAGTAAACGATGGTGAGTTTCCTAAAGAAGATTATGAGGCGTTTAGGGATTTCTATAAAAAAGTGAATAAACAAGACAACGCAAAAGTAGCATTAATTAAAAAATGA
- a CDS encoding metal-dependent hydrolase — protein MASIFGHGVVGFTLAKIIDKHNAKWLIVFAVFSTILPDFDVIGFRFGIPYEHPMGHRGFSHSILFSVIWAFVLMISLGRKNKGVWFLVIFLSTLSHGLLDAMTSGGMGVGFLIPFDNSRFFFPFREIQVSPLVSKIFFRNGE, from the coding sequence ATGGCATCTATATTTGGGCATGGTGTGGTTGGCTTTACATTAGCTAAAATCATTGATAAACACAATGCAAAATGGCTTATAGTCTTTGCTGTATTTTCAACCATTCTTCCAGATTTTGATGTTATAGGTTTTAGATTTGGTATACCTTACGAGCATCCCATGGGACATCGGGGATTTTCACATTCCATATTATTTTCGGTTATATGGGCCTTTGTTTTGATGATCTCTCTGGGTAGAAAAAATAAAGGCGTCTGGTTTTTGGTTATCTTTTTATCAACTCTTTCACATGGTCTTTTAGATGCTATGACATCAGGCGGGATGGGTGTTGGGTTTTTAATTCCATTTGATAATAGTCGTTTTTTCTTTCCATTTCGAGAGATACAAGTATCACCCTTGGTATCAAAGATTTTTTTTCGGAATGGGGAATAA
- the dtd gene encoding D-aminoacyl-tRNA deacylase — MKAVIQRVSKASVTIEGKKVASISTGLLVLIGIVNEDTTEDIKWLTNKIANLRVFGDENNIMNTSLLDVNGDAIVVSQFTLHASTKKGNRPSYIKAAKPDIAIPLYKSFVKQLENNLGKNVQTGQFGADMKVELINDGPVTIIIDSKNKE; from the coding sequence ATGAAAGCGGTAATTCAAAGAGTTTCAAAAGCAAGCGTAACCATAGAAGGGAAAAAAGTAGCGTCTATTTCAACAGGGCTTTTGGTGCTTATAGGTATTGTTAATGAAGATACAACAGAGGATATTAAATGGTTGACTAACAAAATAGCAAATCTTCGTGTTTTTGGTGATGAAAACAATATCATGAATACCTCTTTGTTAGATGTTAATGGTGATGCTATTGTGGTAAGTCAATTTACTTTACATGCTTCTACAAAAAAAGGCAATAGACCAAGTTATATTAAAGCGGCAAAACCAGATATTGCTATTCCACTGTATAAAAGTTTCGTAAAACAGTTAGAAAACAACCTGGGTAAAAATGTACAAACGGGACAATTTGGAGCCGATATGAAAGTGGAGTTGATTAACGACGGACCCGTAACAATAATAATCGATTCTAAAAACAAAGAATAA